Proteins encoded by one window of Salvia splendens isolate huo1 chromosome 5, SspV2, whole genome shotgun sequence:
- the LOC121802930 gene encoding ABC transporter G family member 9-like, producing MADLESQHPISPAIFIPVTLKFDEVVYRIKIEAAGGLLKKKAKSEERLILKGVSGSLFPGEMLAMLGPSGSGKTTLLTALGGRLGGDLAGTINYNGKPFSNAMKRNTGFVTQDDVLYPHLTVTETLVYTALLRLPGTLTKADKAQHAEGVIAQLGLSRCRNSIIGGPFLRGVSGGERKRVSIGQEMLINPSLLFLDEPTSGLDSTTAQKIVSTLWELANGGRTVVMTIHQPSSRLFYMFHKVLLLSEGNPLYFGKGDGVLDYFSSVGFTPSVAMNPADFLLDLANGVATADTNEDQAAIKQSLVNAYQSQLSAAVKSELAADGSLHIPTNDRKLRRWSNTWLDQFSVLFRRGIKERKHESFSTIKIVQVLVVAILAGLLWWQSDIDHLQDQVGLFFFYSGFWGFYPLFQAIFTFPQERMMLTKERASGMYRLSSYFMALTLGDLPMELVLPTVFYAITYWMAGLKHTAWAFFSGLFVLLYSVLCSQGLGLAIGAAVMDQKSATILGSVIMLTFLLASGYYVQHVPVFISWIKYISISQYTFKLLLGSQYENDQTYHCGPNQTCLVRDFPAIKAVGIGGNGSVASVVAMAVMLLLYRLIAYVALMRVGVTRN from the exons ATGGCGGACCTCGAATCCCAGCATCCAATCTCTCCGGCCATCTTCATCCCCGTCACTCTCAAG TTCGATGAGGTGGTTTACCGGATCAAAATCGAGGCGGCGGGAGGCCTGTTGAAGAAGAAAGCGAAATCGGAGGAGAGACTAATACTGAAAGGAGTCTCCGGCAGCCTATTTCCGGGGGAAATGCTGGCAATGCTGGGGCCCTCGGGCAGCGGCAAGACCACGCTCCTCACTGCCCTCGGCGGCCGGCTAGGCGGAGATCTCGCCGGAACCATCAACTACAACGGGAAGCCCTTCTCCAACGCGATGAAGCGCAACACCGGTTTCGTCACCCAAGACGACGTCCTCTACCCTCACCTCACCGTCACCGAGACGCTCGTCTACACGGCCCTCCTCCGCCTGCCCGGGACCCTGACGAAGGCCGACAAGGCCCAGCACGCGGAGGGCGTGATTGCGCAGCTTGGGCTGTCGAGGTGTCGGAATAGCATCATTGGCGGGCCGTTCCTGAGAGGGGTCTCGGGCGGGGAGAGGAAACGTGTCAGCATTGGGCAGGAGATGCTTATTAACCCGAGCTTGTTGTTCCTGGATGAGCCAACGTCGGGTTTGGACTCAACTACTGCGCAGAAGATCGTTTCCACACTGTGGGAGCTCGCGAATGGGGGCCGGACAGTAGTGATGACTATTCACCAGCCCTCGAGTAGGCTTTTTTACATGTTTCATAAGGTGCTCTTGTTGTCGGAAGGGAACCCTTTGTATTTCGGCAAAGGAGACGGCGTTTTGGACTATTTTTCCAGTGTGGGTTTTACTCCGAGTGTTGCCATGAATCCGGCCGATTTCTTGCTGGATCTTGCAAATG GAGTTGCAACTGCGGATACGAATGAAGATCAAGCCGCGATTAAGCAGAGCCTTGTGAATGCTTATCAATCGCAGTTATCAGCAGCTGTGAAGTCGGAGCTTGCTGCGGATGGTAGTCTTCACATTCCAACGAATGATCGGAAGCTTAGGCGTTGGTCGAATACATGGTTGGATCAGTTCTCAGTCTTGTTTCGGAGAGGAATCAAGGAAAGGAAGCATGAgtctttctcaacaatcaagaTTGTGCAAGTTTTGGTGGTTGCTATTCTAGCTGGACTCCTTTGGTGGCAATCCGACATCGATCATTTGCAAGACCAG GTCGGGCTCTTCTTCTTCTACTCGGGTTTTTGGGGGTTCTACCCGCTATTCCAGGCTATCTTCACGTTCCCTCAAGAACGCATGATGCTAACGAAAGAGCGAGCGTCAGGCATGTACCGTCTCTCGTCCTACTTCATGGCCTTAACCCTAGGCGACTTGCCCATGGAGCTAGTCCTCCCGACCGTCTTCTATGCCATAACCTACTGGATGGCGGGGCTCAAGCACACAGCCTGGGCCTTCTTCTCGGGCTTGTTTGTGCTCCTCTACAGCGTGCTATGCTCTCAGGGGCTCGGGCTGGCCATAGGAGCAGCAGTGATGGACCAGAAGTCCGCTACCATACTTGGATCCGTAATCATGCTCACCTTCCTACTGGCCAGCGGCTATTACGTGCAGCACGTCCCCGTCTTCATATCATGGATCAAATACATATCCATCAGCCAGTACACCTTCAAGCTCCTGCTCGGGTCGCAGTATGAGAATGATCAGACGTATCATTGTGGTCCGAATCAGACTTGCCTTGTTAGGGATTTTCCGGCCATAAAAGCGGTAGGGATTGGCGGGAATGGGAGCGTTGCGTCGGTGGTAGCCATGGCTGTGATGCTCTTGCTATATAGGCTTATAGCTTATGTTGCTCTCATGAGAGTTGGTGTCACCAGGAACTAG